The following coding sequences lie in one Flavobacterium sp. 20NA77.7 genomic window:
- a CDS encoding glucosidase family protein — MQTITYHKAVNLLKRVSTPHGFLASAEATSNYQRVWARDGVICGLAALASGDKSLIATFEATLETLATYQHEMGTIPSNVWIKENKVEISYGGLAGRVDAVSWFVIGVCQLAIYKNDIKIIEKYQIHIEKCLQLLNAWEYNNKDLVYVPLSGNWADEYITDGYVLYDQLLRLWALRSYTFFQKNELLAEKIVRVTQQIKANFLPHSNEEKFHERAYANLKFEAYLPCSFSPCGYKTQYDAFANALFVLLDIGKESTKEAICNHAIKVAAETELKLVPAFWPPIFEQDTDWNLLKDNCKYEFRNYPYEFHNGGSWPMVNGFVGLSLLKENKTLATSLLTHINEANAKADFSFYENFNTQTQEPNGVAFCAWSAAATVLLEQAIQNKFELFF; from the coding sequence GTGCAGACCATAACCTATCATAAAGCAGTTAATTTATTAAAAAGAGTAAGTACTCCACATGGTTTTTTAGCTAGTGCAGAAGCAACGTCTAATTATCAACGCGTTTGGGCTCGCGATGGTGTAATTTGTGGATTAGCCGCATTGGCGTCTGGCGACAAATCACTTATTGCAACATTTGAAGCAACTTTAGAAACATTAGCTACATACCAGCACGAAATGGGTACTATCCCTTCTAATGTGTGGATTAAAGAAAATAAAGTCGAAATAAGTTATGGCGGATTAGCAGGTCGTGTAGATGCTGTTTCTTGGTTTGTTATAGGCGTATGTCAATTAGCAATTTATAAAAACGATATAAAGATTATTGAAAAATACCAGATACATATTGAAAAATGTTTGCAGTTACTCAATGCTTGGGAATATAATAATAAAGATTTAGTATATGTGCCTTTATCTGGAAATTGGGCTGATGAATACATAACAGATGGGTATGTGCTCTATGATCAATTACTTCGTTTATGGGCATTAAGAAGTTATACTTTTTTTCAAAAAAATGAATTATTGGCAGAAAAAATAGTACGTGTTACGCAGCAAATAAAAGCTAATTTTTTACCTCATTCCAACGAAGAAAAATTTCACGAACGGGCGTATGCTAATTTGAAATTTGAAGCGTATCTCCCTTGTTCATTTTCACCATGTGGATATAAAACACAATATGATGCATTTGCTAATGCCCTTTTTGTATTGTTAGATATTGGAAAAGAAAGTACAAAGGAAGCTATTTGTAACCACGCTATTAAAGTCGCTGCAGAAACAGAATTGAAGTTGGTTCCTGCGTTTTGGCCTCCTATTTTTGAACAAGATACTGACTGGAATTTGTTAAAAGATAATTGTAAATATGAATTTAGAAATTATCCTTACGAGTTTCATAATGGCGGGTCTTGGCCAATGGTAAATGGATTTGTAGGATTATCGTTGCTGAAAGAAAATAAAACATTAGCTACTTCATTACTGACTCATATAAATGAGGCCAATGCTAAAGCAGATTTTTCATTTTATGAAAATTTCAATACACAAACACAAGAACCAAACGGTGTGGCTTTTTGTGCGTGGAGCGCCGCTGCAACAGTACTTTTAGAACAGGCAATTCAGAATAAATTTGAATTATTTTTTTAA
- a CDS encoding MFS transporter: protein MILKSKLSFWQIINMNVGFFGIQYSFGLQQSAVNPIYDFLGASPDELPLLNLAGPLTGLLIQPIIGALSDKTWLPKWGGRRKPYFFIGALICSIALFLFPFSSSLWMAAGLLWILDAGNNTAMEPYRAFIADKLDEEQQATGFQAQSFFTGLGQTLANVSLFIFPILFVGTTGKLPTWVFASFFLGAVCSIASVWWSSHTTKEIPPSNEELLQMQAEKVHVFTPFLDIFKAVRNMPKVMWQLALVYLFQWYALFCYWQNSSKSIALSVWNTTPQQNGKLYEQAVSWTGLVNGWYNIVTFLTAFGLAYLAKKYSARYVHFVCLLLAAIGFLIFPHITNKYLLFPAITGFGIGWASMMGIPYLMVVSNIPKERYGVYMGIINMMIVIPMFIQTLSFGYILKHFLHNDPRQAIVFAGVLLAIAAILTLFIKSNQKKSQVRADHNLS from the coding sequence ATGATACTAAAAAGTAAATTGAGCTTTTGGCAAATAATAAATATGAATGTTGGATTTTTCGGTATTCAATATAGCTTTGGCTTACAACAAAGTGCGGTAAATCCTATTTATGATTTCTTAGGCGCTAGTCCAGATGAGTTGCCGTTGCTAAATTTGGCAGGACCTTTGACAGGTTTACTTATTCAACCTATTATTGGTGCTTTAAGTGATAAAACATGGTTGCCAAAATGGGGAGGCCGAAGAAAACCCTATTTTTTTATTGGAGCATTAATCTGTAGTATCGCCTTATTTTTATTTCCATTTAGTAGCTCTTTATGGATGGCTGCCGGATTGTTATGGATTTTAGATGCAGGGAATAATACCGCAATGGAACCTTATAGAGCATTTATAGCTGATAAATTAGATGAAGAACAACAAGCAACTGGTTTTCAAGCACAAAGTTTTTTTACAGGATTAGGTCAAACTTTGGCGAACGTTTCATTGTTTATTTTTCCTATACTTTTTGTGGGTACCACAGGTAAATTACCTACATGGGTTTTTGCTTCTTTTTTCTTAGGTGCAGTTTGTTCTATTGCATCGGTCTGGTGGAGTTCACATACAACAAAAGAAATCCCCCCTTCTAATGAAGAATTACTTCAGATGCAAGCTGAAAAAGTTCATGTTTTTACACCCTTCTTAGATATATTTAAGGCAGTACGTAATATGCCAAAAGTAATGTGGCAGCTGGCACTTGTCTATTTATTTCAATGGTATGCTTTGTTTTGTTATTGGCAAAATTCTTCAAAAAGTATTGCTTTATCTGTATGGAATACAACACCGCAACAGAATGGCAAGTTATATGAACAAGCGGTTAGTTGGACAGGTTTAGTAAATGGCTGGTACAATATTGTTACTTTTTTAACTGCTTTTGGACTGGCCTATTTAGCAAAAAAGTACTCAGCTAGATACGTACATTTTGTGTGTTTATTGTTAGCTGCAATAGGGTTTTTAATTTTCCCGCATATCACTAATAAATATTTATTATTTCCTGCAATAACAGGTTTCGGAATAGGTTGGGCAAGTATGATGGGAATCCCTTATTTAATGGTAGTTTCAAACATACCTAAAGAACGGTACGGGGTTTACATGGGAATTATTAATATGATGATTGTTATTCCTATGTTTATTCAAACCTTGAGTTTTGGATACATTTTAAAACATTTTTTACATAATGATCCCCGACAAGCTATTGTATTTGCGGGTGTTTTATTAGCAATTGCGGCCATTTTAACTTTGTTTATCAAATCAAATCAAAAAAAATCTCAAGTACGTGCAGACCATAACCTATCATAA
- a CDS encoding glutaredoxin family protein gives MKLKKIICTLFLLVGVSTLIAQEKPKKSEPKSTVLVVYGSDSCHHCIDTKLFLKNNSINFVFYDIDKDPVALREMLAKLKEANISTANLGIPVVDKQGQFIINNGNFEDFLNKLKDDTKK, from the coding sequence ATGAAGCTTAAAAAAATAATTTGTACACTGTTTTTATTAGTAGGAGTTTCTACACTTATAGCTCAAGAAAAGCCAAAAAAATCTGAGCCAAAATCAACCGTTTTAGTCGTGTATGGGAGCGACTCTTGTCACCATTGTATAGACACAAAATTATTTTTAAAGAATAATTCAATTAATTTTGTGTTTTATGATATTGATAAAGATCCTGTAGCTTTAAGAGAAATGTTGGCTAAATTAAAAGAAGCAAATATAAGTACAGCTAATTTAGGGATTCCAGTAGTAGATAAACAAGGACAATTTATTATAAATAACGGTAATTTTGAAGACTTTTTAAACAAACTCAAAGATGATACTAAAAAGTAA